One Vampirovibrio chlorellavorus genomic window carries:
- a CDS encoding nucleotidyltransferase family protein, whose amino-acid sequence MSAFSSNSSSNSSSSSSGASSSPGRAIILAGGQGTRLKPYTTLFPKALVPLEEMPVLELVLRQLKAHGFTEITLAVGHLSELIEAFFGDGRKLGISITYAREDQPLGTAGPLRALEDLPENFLVMNADIVSDINFRTLFDFHCQARPDQPPNLATIAVYRRTSKIDFGVLEFDSVSHRIHNFIEKPMLDHSVSMGIYVFNRAVREFIPENTFFGFDQLMKTLIQQQQAIQAYPFNSYWLDIGRVDDYETAVNDFKTKRAQLLPTEQPEVTS is encoded by the coding sequence ATGTCGGCTTTTTCGTCCAATTCATCCAGCAATTCATCAAGCAGTTCTTCTGGCGCCAGCTCGTCACCCGGTCGGGCCATTATTCTGGCCGGTGGGCAGGGCACCCGCCTGAAGCCTTATACTACCCTCTTTCCCAAAGCCCTGGTGCCGTTGGAAGAAATGCCGGTGCTGGAGCTGGTGCTACGGCAGCTGAAAGCGCACGGGTTTACTGAAATTACGCTAGCCGTTGGGCACCTTAGCGAATTGATTGAGGCCTTTTTCGGGGATGGCCGGAAACTGGGTATTTCCATCACCTACGCCCGGGAGGATCAACCCTTGGGCACCGCTGGGCCGCTGCGGGCTTTAGAGGATTTGCCGGAAAATTTTCTGGTGATGAACGCCGATATCGTCTCCGACATCAACTTTCGGACCTTGTTTGATTTCCACTGTCAAGCCCGCCCCGATCAGCCTCCCAATCTGGCCACCATTGCCGTGTATCGACGCACCTCCAAAATTGACTTCGGGGTGTTGGAGTTCGACAGTGTAAGTCACCGCATTCACAACTTTATTGAAAAACCCATGCTGGATCATTCTGTGAGTATGGGCATTTACGTGTTCAATCGGGCCGTGCGGGAATTTATTCCTGAGAATACCTTTTTTGGTTTCGATCAACTGATGAAAACGCTGATTCAACAGCAGCAAGCCATTCAGGCTTATCCGTTTAATAGCTATTGGCTGGACATTGGCCGGGTGGATGATTACGAAACCGCAGTCAACGACTTTAAAACCAAGCGCGCGCAACTACTCCCCACAGAACAGCCCGAGGTCACCAGCTAG
- a CDS encoding GNAT family N-acetyltransferase, whose amino-acid sequence MRPPNQSKVPQSSSILKWRLAQVSDQGDLCRLISAMALESENRQLHAETLAAGVLGVFEQAARGTYWVLCFGEVAVGCTLITSEWSDWNNATYWWIQSLYIEPDYRGQGGFESLLIELEQAAQVENVPELRLYVEQHNQRAQRVYLRNGFEGQHYRCMTKTISH is encoded by the coding sequence ATGCGACCGCCCAATCAGTCTAAAGTTCCACAATCCTCATCCATCTTGAAATGGCGTCTGGCTCAAGTGAGCGATCAGGGCGACTTGTGCCGCCTGATTAGCGCCATGGCTCTGGAAAGTGAAAACCGCCAGCTGCATGCGGAAACACTTGCCGCCGGGGTGTTGGGCGTGTTTGAGCAGGCCGCTCGGGGCACTTACTGGGTGCTGTGCTTCGGAGAAGTGGCGGTGGGCTGCACCCTGATTACCTCCGAATGGAGTGACTGGAACAACGCCACCTATTGGTGGATTCAGAGTTTGTACATTGAACCGGACTATCGGGGACAAGGGGGCTTTGAGTCCTTGCTCATCGAACTGGAGCAGGCGGCCCAGGTAGAGAATGTTCCCGAATTGCGCTTATACGTGGAGCAACACAACCAGCGAGCCCAGCGGGTTTATTTGCGCAATGGCTTTGAGGGCCAGCATTACCGCTGCATGACTAAGACCATTTCGCACTAG